From the Salvelinus fontinalis isolate EN_2023a chromosome 35, ASM2944872v1, whole genome shotgun sequence genome, one window contains:
- the LOC129834502 gene encoding cap-specific mRNA (nucleoside-2'-O-)-methyltransferase 2-like isoform X2, translated as MSWGRGARRKPVRQQPTDEEAFDPEVVAEVRKLFNKVRTYVKPANGEWCIPDPSEALRHPAQDHVLLQTLKTSLNEVKNQLSDKDLEVWHQHTNSTNRAGKVIGTVRAVANAEICTQAWCKFYEILGTFNLLPEEALRSGELNTVHLCEAPGAFIAALNHYLKTSKHTCSCDWSWAANTLNPYHEANGGGTTITDDRLIANTLPWWFFGSDNTGDIMSQKHLLELQNFVGNMCSIDVVTADGSFDCQGNPDEQEALVSSLHYCEVAAALFLLGPGGSFVLKMFTLYEHSSVCLLYLLNCCFRSVSVFKPATSKAGNSEVYVVCLHYDGRQAVRPLLSKLIRHFGPDLAAREALFPNHLLPQSFLAQHEQACSYFHDLQTGTIWENLRMFEGLNRKQRQRLENIRDCTAQEYLQRFQVSSLPRARWLSHNTVAPACCSVTGRRPLGQKNQMGSFNQRRELQALGWKERVGKGRYAALVERHGHGPDGTGTGCVLAGPLAECHMDTWFVIVGAALTVVRNSPFCDGGLLNHLNEALEQAALGSGMDRSAAWTLVPPCSSCPMVGTTSILSEVAALCDSTPCNGKGNRKCLVFGRASCWGDCEEQAGGLVLEFCSEPSLPPTAHTTLHDGKPQYQRDLLDCVLLSLHRMGPGDALLLPILSAFTRVTAATVLCLHLSFHSVTFRCPSPPGAAGAVLVCVGFCPEAAARLLPHLGDLQERMACLASGEEDTDILPPGGQRQVLQFVPMEELLKGELTEFLWTMNSAIARQLLHLLMQA; from the exons atgagttgGGGCCGGGGAGCGAGGAGGAAACCTGTCAGGCAGCAGCCCACTGACGAGGAAGCCTTTGACCCGGAAGTAGTTGCAGAGGTCAGAAAACTCTTCAATAAAGTCAGGACATACGTCAAACCGGCCAATGGGGAGTGGTGTATCCCTGACCCCAGCGAAGCACTGAGACACCCGGCCCAGGACCACGTCCTCCTGCAGACCCTGAAGACGTCACTAAATGAGGTGAAGAACCAACTTAGCGATAAGGATCTGGAAGTCTGGCACCAGCATACCAATTCCACCAACCGTGCTGGGAAGGTCATTGGTACTGTGCGAGCCGTCGCCAATGCCGAAATCTGCACTCAGGCCTGGTGCAAGTTCTATGAGATCCTGGGCACCTTCAACCTTCTGCCAGAGGAGGCGTTGCGGAGTGGGGAGCTGAACACTGTTCACCTGTGTGAGGCTCCAGGGGCCTTCATCGCAGCTCTGAACCACTATCTCAAAACCAGCAAGCACACGTGCTCCTGTGACTGGAGTTGGGCAGCGAACACACTCAACCCCTATCACGAAGCCAACGGAGGGGGCACCACCATCACAGACGACCGCCTCATCGCCAACACTCTGCCCTGGTGGTTCTTTGGCTCGGACAACACAGGAGACATCATGAGCCAGAAGCACCTGTTGGAGCTGCAGAACTTTGTGGGTAACATGTGCAGTATTGATGTGGTGACGGCGGACGGGAGCTTTGACTGTCAGGGGAACCCTGATGAGCAGGAGGCCCTGGTGTCATCGCTGCACTACTGCGAGGTTGCGGCCGCACTCTTCCTTCTGGGCCCAGGCGGCTCGTTTGTACTGAAGATGTTCACTCTGTACGAGCACTCCTCTGTCTGCCTGCTCTACCTGTTAAACTGCTGCTTCCGCTCCGTCAGCGTCTTCAAACCGGCAACCAGCAAAGCAGGGAACTCTGAGGTGTACGTCGTCTGTCTTCACTACGATGGTAGGCAGGCTGTGAGGCCCCTGCTGTCCAAGCTGATCCGTCACTTCGGGCCGGACCTGGCTGCCCGTGAAGCCCTATTCCCCAACCATCTCCTCCCACAGTCGTTCTTGGCACAACATGAGCAGGCGTGCTCCTACTTCCATGACCTACAGACAGGAACGATTTGGGAAAACCTGAGAATGTTTGAGGGCCTGAATCGGAAGCAGAGGCAACGGCTGGAAAACATCAGGGACTGCACTGCTCAGGAGTACCTGCAGCGCTTCCAG GTGAGTTCTCTGCCGCGGGCCCGCTGGTTGTCTCATAACACAGTGGCCCCAGCGTGTTGCAGCGTAACGGGTCGGAGGCCCCTGGGCCAGAAGAATCAGATGGGCTCGTTTAACCAGCGGAGGGAGCTGCAGGCCTTGGGCTGGAAGGAGCGTGTTGGGAAGGGCCGCTACGCTGCCTTGGTGGAACGGCACGGTCACGGCCCCGACGGCACAGGGACAGGATGTGTGCTGGCAGGGCCGCTGGCAGAATGCCATATGGACACCTGGTTTGTGATAGTGGGGGCGGCCCTCACTGTAGTCAGGAACTCGCCATTCTGTGATGGGGGTCTGTTGAACCACCTCAATGAAGCTTTGGAGCAGGCTGCCCTAGGCTCAGGCATGGACAGGTCAGCTGCCTGGACTCTGGTCCCTCCCTGTAGCTCCTGCCCAATGGTTGGTACCACGTCCATCCTCTCAGAGGTGGCAGCCCTATGTGACAGCACTCCCTGCAATGGCAAGGGAAACAGAAAGTGCCTAGTCTTTGGCAGAGCATCGTGTTGGGGGGATTGTGAGGAGCAGGCTGGGGGGTTGGTGCTGGAGTTCTGTTCGGAGCCCTCGTTACCACCTACGGCCCACACCACTCTGCATGACGGGAAGCCGCAGTATCAGAGAGACCTGCTGGACTGTGTCCTGCTCTCCCTGCACCGCATGGGACCAGGCGACGCCCTCCTCCTGCCCATCCTCTCCGCCTTTACCCGCGTAACCGCTGCAACCGTCCTTTGCCTCCACCTGTCCTTCCACTCTGTCACCTTCAGGTGTCCTTCTCCTCCAGGTGCTGCAGGGGCGGTGTTGGTATGTGTGGGGTTCTGTCCAGAGGCTGCCGCTCGACTCCTTCCCCACCTTGGTGACCTGCAGGAGCGTATGGCCTGCTTGGCCAGTGGGGAGGAGGACACTGACATTCTGCCTCCTGGAGGCCAGAGACAGGTACTGCAGTTTGTTCCCATGGAGGAGCTGCTCAAAGGAGAGCTGACAGAGTTCCTGTGGACCATGAACTCAGCCATCGCCCGTCAACTGCTGCACCTGCTCATGCAGGCTTAG
- the LOC129834502 gene encoding cap-specific mRNA (nucleoside-2'-O-)-methyltransferase 2-like isoform X1 — translation MTRGRRRFVSCNVGQDLFLSLLLALCGSGRLEERMSWGRGARRKPVRQQPTDEEAFDPEVVAEVRKLFNKVRTYVKPANGEWCIPDPSEALRHPAQDHVLLQTLKTSLNEVKNQLSDKDLEVWHQHTNSTNRAGKVIGTVRAVANAEICTQAWCKFYEILGTFNLLPEEALRSGELNTVHLCEAPGAFIAALNHYLKTSKHTCSCDWSWAANTLNPYHEANGGGTTITDDRLIANTLPWWFFGSDNTGDIMSQKHLLELQNFVGNMCSIDVVTADGSFDCQGNPDEQEALVSSLHYCEVAAALFLLGPGGSFVLKMFTLYEHSSVCLLYLLNCCFRSVSVFKPATSKAGNSEVYVVCLHYDGRQAVRPLLSKLIRHFGPDLAAREALFPNHLLPQSFLAQHEQACSYFHDLQTGTIWENLRMFEGLNRKQRQRLENIRDCTAQEYLQRFQVSSLPRARWLSHNTVAPACCSVTGRRPLGQKNQMGSFNQRRELQALGWKERVGKGRYAALVERHGHGPDGTGTGCVLAGPLAECHMDTWFVIVGAALTVVRNSPFCDGGLLNHLNEALEQAALGSGMDRSAAWTLVPPCSSCPMVGTTSILSEVAALCDSTPCNGKGNRKCLVFGRASCWGDCEEQAGGLVLEFCSEPSLPPTAHTTLHDGKPQYQRDLLDCVLLSLHRMGPGDALLLPILSAFTRVTAATVLCLHLSFHSVTFRCPSPPGAAGAVLVCVGFCPEAAARLLPHLGDLQERMACLASGEEDTDILPPGGQRQVLQFVPMEELLKGELTEFLWTMNSAIARQLLHLLMQA, via the exons GGcgtctggaggagaggatgagttgGGGCCGGGGAGCGAGGAGGAAACCTGTCAGGCAGCAGCCCACTGACGAGGAAGCCTTTGACCCGGAAGTAGTTGCAGAGGTCAGAAAACTCTTCAATAAAGTCAGGACATACGTCAAACCGGCCAATGGGGAGTGGTGTATCCCTGACCCCAGCGAAGCACTGAGACACCCGGCCCAGGACCACGTCCTCCTGCAGACCCTGAAGACGTCACTAAATGAGGTGAAGAACCAACTTAGCGATAAGGATCTGGAAGTCTGGCACCAGCATACCAATTCCACCAACCGTGCTGGGAAGGTCATTGGTACTGTGCGAGCCGTCGCCAATGCCGAAATCTGCACTCAGGCCTGGTGCAAGTTCTATGAGATCCTGGGCACCTTCAACCTTCTGCCAGAGGAGGCGTTGCGGAGTGGGGAGCTGAACACTGTTCACCTGTGTGAGGCTCCAGGGGCCTTCATCGCAGCTCTGAACCACTATCTCAAAACCAGCAAGCACACGTGCTCCTGTGACTGGAGTTGGGCAGCGAACACACTCAACCCCTATCACGAAGCCAACGGAGGGGGCACCACCATCACAGACGACCGCCTCATCGCCAACACTCTGCCCTGGTGGTTCTTTGGCTCGGACAACACAGGAGACATCATGAGCCAGAAGCACCTGTTGGAGCTGCAGAACTTTGTGGGTAACATGTGCAGTATTGATGTGGTGACGGCGGACGGGAGCTTTGACTGTCAGGGGAACCCTGATGAGCAGGAGGCCCTGGTGTCATCGCTGCACTACTGCGAGGTTGCGGCCGCACTCTTCCTTCTGGGCCCAGGCGGCTCGTTTGTACTGAAGATGTTCACTCTGTACGAGCACTCCTCTGTCTGCCTGCTCTACCTGTTAAACTGCTGCTTCCGCTCCGTCAGCGTCTTCAAACCGGCAACCAGCAAAGCAGGGAACTCTGAGGTGTACGTCGTCTGTCTTCACTACGATGGTAGGCAGGCTGTGAGGCCCCTGCTGTCCAAGCTGATCCGTCACTTCGGGCCGGACCTGGCTGCCCGTGAAGCCCTATTCCCCAACCATCTCCTCCCACAGTCGTTCTTGGCACAACATGAGCAGGCGTGCTCCTACTTCCATGACCTACAGACAGGAACGATTTGGGAAAACCTGAGAATGTTTGAGGGCCTGAATCGGAAGCAGAGGCAACGGCTGGAAAACATCAGGGACTGCACTGCTCAGGAGTACCTGCAGCGCTTCCAG GTGAGTTCTCTGCCGCGGGCCCGCTGGTTGTCTCATAACACAGTGGCCCCAGCGTGTTGCAGCGTAACGGGTCGGAGGCCCCTGGGCCAGAAGAATCAGATGGGCTCGTTTAACCAGCGGAGGGAGCTGCAGGCCTTGGGCTGGAAGGAGCGTGTTGGGAAGGGCCGCTACGCTGCCTTGGTGGAACGGCACGGTCACGGCCCCGACGGCACAGGGACAGGATGTGTGCTGGCAGGGCCGCTGGCAGAATGCCATATGGACACCTGGTTTGTGATAGTGGGGGCGGCCCTCACTGTAGTCAGGAACTCGCCATTCTGTGATGGGGGTCTGTTGAACCACCTCAATGAAGCTTTGGAGCAGGCTGCCCTAGGCTCAGGCATGGACAGGTCAGCTGCCTGGACTCTGGTCCCTCCCTGTAGCTCCTGCCCAATGGTTGGTACCACGTCCATCCTCTCAGAGGTGGCAGCCCTATGTGACAGCACTCCCTGCAATGGCAAGGGAAACAGAAAGTGCCTAGTCTTTGGCAGAGCATCGTGTTGGGGGGATTGTGAGGAGCAGGCTGGGGGGTTGGTGCTGGAGTTCTGTTCGGAGCCCTCGTTACCACCTACGGCCCACACCACTCTGCATGACGGGAAGCCGCAGTATCAGAGAGACCTGCTGGACTGTGTCCTGCTCTCCCTGCACCGCATGGGACCAGGCGACGCCCTCCTCCTGCCCATCCTCTCCGCCTTTACCCGCGTAACCGCTGCAACCGTCCTTTGCCTCCACCTGTCCTTCCACTCTGTCACCTTCAGGTGTCCTTCTCCTCCAGGTGCTGCAGGGGCGGTGTTGGTATGTGTGGGGTTCTGTCCAGAGGCTGCCGCTCGACTCCTTCCCCACCTTGGTGACCTGCAGGAGCGTATGGCCTGCTTGGCCAGTGGGGAGGAGGACACTGACATTCTGCCTCCTGGAGGCCAGAGACAGGTACTGCAGTTTGTTCCCATGGAGGAGCTGCTCAAAGGAGAGCTGACAGAGTTCCTGTGGACCATGAACTCAGCCATCGCCCGTCAACTGCTGCACCTGCTCATGCAGGCTTAG